The Aricia agestis chromosome 8, ilAriAges1.1, whole genome shotgun sequence genomic sequence tatatatatatacattagtttcataatgtaaatacgGCTTAACTGCAGTGTCCAAAAGCATCCCGATCACTACCTTATTCAAGTATGGCAGGCCCCGCAGGCGGGCTAGCGCGGCGGCGAGCACGGCCTCGCGCTCGTACGTCAGTATGACGATGGTGAACTGCTCCCGCGGCCGGTCCCCGCCCAGCGCCTCGCTGAACTCCCGGCCGGaaccgcccgcgcccgcgccgatCGGCCGGAAGCCCGCCGCCGACCCCACGAACCGCGCCTCCGACGTCACCGGCACGTCCCACGGCAGCTGCGGGTGCAGCGCGAACGGCTCGCCCCAGTCGTTCCACATCTCGTACCCGTGCAGCATCGCCAGCGAGTAGTTGCGGCGGTAGGCGGGGCTCGGGTACGGTGCCTCCAGCGGGCCCAGCGTCTCCTCCGGCTCCGCGTCCACCGCCGGCGGCTCCACCCGCGGCGGGCTGTAGGAGTCGTTGAATGCCGGCGCACCCACCGTCAGCGCGGCCGGCCGCGGCGGCACGTTCAGCCGCGTGCGGATCGTCGCCAGCAGCGTGTCCACGCTCGCCTGCACCGAGCTCAGGTAGCGCTCCCACAGCACGCGCCCCTGCCGCCGGAACGCCAGCAGGTCGGCGTCGGGGAGCGCCCGCAGCAGAAAGTGCAGCTCCGTGACGCGCGCCTTCGGCAGCGTCAGCGTCGCCCGCCGCCAGTCCAGCACCTCGGCGTAGGGCAGCTGGACGCGGTCCCCGCCCAGTACGACGGGGATGGCCCCGGAGCGGAGCGCCTCGTACAGCCGCGCCTGGAGGAGCGCCGTCGACGCCACGTCGGGATCGGCCGGCGCCAGGATCAGGACAAAGGTGGAGTCCCGCAGGATCGCCCGCCGCGAGCGGTCCGTCCCGCAGAGCGCCCAGTCGCCGACGGCCGGCTCCGCGCGCTTCTCCACGGGTGGGTCGCACTCGAACTGAAGGTAGAACACGTCCGCCGCCGGCGCCGCCTGCGCCGCCCGCTTTATGGCGTCGACGATCAGCATATCGCTCCTGCCGTCGACCTCGGAGGGCGGGGTCTGAGAGCCCTGAAAACTGAATTACGTTTATCGATGCATACTTCGACTCGTGAGGGACCTACGGTTCGCGAAGTCGTGTAATCACCTAAGTATATATTTCCGGCGGGCGGGGACGATGGGGGCGCAGTCGGCCCACACGTCGCCGCCGGGCGGGCCGAGCGCGGCTGGCGTCACCACGTCGAAGCCGGCGCGGAACTGTTGCAGGCTGAACGTGGACTGGGCCACCATGGCTCGCCCTATCGACGCGTTGCGGAGCGCGTCGCCGGCTCCCCCGTCCAGTTCCCGTCGCGCCAAGTTCAGTAGGACGTGATTACGACCGTCTCCACCCCAGTACGGCAGATTTTTTATCGCTGTCTCGTTCAATGTCAGTTTAAATGTTCCTGGTGTTGACCTGAAAGCGACATGACATGTATTAATCCGAAATtatgagtaaacaaacatataaatattcattaacgTCGACGTCTTACGAGAATGTCTTGTCCGATGGAAAAGCTTCTCCGACTAGTACGATATATACACACGCTTCGTTGGGATTCGTAGTTAAATGAGCGTTATAATTTAATGTTTGGCGAAGGGTTGTCTTCAGAAAGCCGTCGATATCAACGCCCGCTAGAGGAGAATATGTGTCAGGATCATAGAAGTAAATGGGAAAACCGGATGTTATGGAGCAGCGGGAGTGGTCAAAACAGGAGTGCATGCGGCAGTAAATTTCGGCGGACCGATGAATAGGTGGTAAAATATTGGGAGGTTGGGATGAGAGAATTTGTATGGGAGGCGCGAGTTCCGGCGAATCTCTCCGAATCGCTTCTAATTGCGCCAGACGTGCTTGATCAGCAGAAACTCGAAGGCGCTGTAACTCAGCCGTCGCTCGTGAGTATTCAGCTTTCACGCTGTCAGCTTTAGCACTTGCTGCAGCCGCTTCACGTTGCAATCTACCGCGTTTCTCTTCTAACTCTCTTAGTTCTGTTGATACAGAAGCCTGGAAGTCAAAGTACAAAAGTTCCTTATTTTTtgctatatttttgttttttcttttagttcctTTGgttgctatatttttttaatagataataattattaatatacattattaataatatatctttTTGTCTCATAAAGAAGGAGCCCGGGCATTTCGTACCCACTAACgtagcactttgagacataATATACCAAATAAAAGGGCTTAAAAAGtcgaacattttattgtatgacgaaaaatctctaaaccatgggagaaaaaaagTGAACGAGCGTAGAAGGTAAGAATAAATCCCaaaaaaacaccctgtattattgcatccaTTTATTGTCTTGCtgttaaccctcggttggtcacgtggggtctttaaaagcccggagtttgcgaaaacgtaaaaaaactatatttaaaataatagtagCAACTCCTCTCTTTAGGTAGCTTCTtaaaaggaattatatttcaatataatcgccACTCGTCTGAGCTCACGTGCATGTGTTGTGTGTTACAGATGCGTTTATTcacgctggggtctttaaagaccccaggtgaccaaccgcgTCACTATATTTGATTTGAAATTTCCATACAGTTTTCACACCGAAATGAATTTCTTTTTtgattttcattatattttattaataaatgaataaaaattatcgtgTGTTGGTTGTTATTGCTTTATCTCACTTAGAAGAAGCTTTAGACGCACTTTtccaaaaatacatattttgctaCCTAGACCGAAATgatgattataatttttaggTGATGATAAGAAAgtaattatttgtatatttaccATACGTCTTAAGTGTTAGAAcaggaaaatatataaaatatagtaggttttgatgctgaaaatttgtcaatgtttaacattcaatagttaacatgttatttggacttagctttttaaattgcagccaaagttataggaaatttaactgTTATTTCAGTTATCTACATGTTTtactacaatttaaaaataattttgattttttttcaattttccaATCTTACGGTCTCCAGCTGAAATTTTTTGACTTGCATTTTTACATTGTATGTTTAGGTTAATAAtcttcaaaatattaataatttgattgaatctgattattattgaattaaataacaataatatacataaaatggtgaagaaatatataaatttatgcaatttttatgtcatttaattttcgggctttcaaagaccccaggtgaccaacggcgttattttaaaagcgcgaccaaccgagggttaaggAATCATTTCTGGACAGTAATTgtatatggcaaacttgaggaaagtgttgtacTTAATATTGTTTCATATCTTAAAGAAttgtaaaaaacaataaaaccttgaaaatctaacctttcctggattttacCGTATATTATGACCttggagaaattgtttataGCAGAAGCAATCTAGCAATACTAgcgaatggtgcaataatacaggcTGTTTTATTTTCCCTAAGAAAAAAAAGACATTCTTTATTGCACCCAGCAACATTCTCTAGTCGTAAATGAAAAAATCAGGCAAAGGTTCGACATTCagcattttattgttttctcatacatttctttgaaatatgaagcaatataatattgaaatacaGCCCTTTCCTTCAGTTTGccatattatattcaaattagtatctccaatctccatgccaaatttcatcaaaatagattaaatagtttaggcgataatcataaaagcttattgtgcgggaaccgtacattttccgggacaaaattagtaatccttgtcctttcccgagactcaaagtatatccataccaaattccatgaaaatagattgaatagtttacgcgcaaatcataaaagtatattgtgcagtaaccgtacatttttccgggacaaaatgtatcctatgttcttttttgggactcaaagtatatttataccaaatttcagccaaatgggtccagccatttacgcgtgatgtcgtgaccgcgcttcgcccgcgtaaattagatatttcacagacaaattagtccacaaaaaatagcctatgatcctccACGTGGTCTACCTACTTACTTACAGATAAGTCTGTGAAAAAtgacagaaaaattgctccagtagttcgagagatgagccctttcaaataatttcccccgtttttttcacatttttctatttcttcgctcctattagtcttagcgtgataaaatatagcctatagccttcctcgataaatggactatctaacaccgaaagaatttttcaaattagaTTAGTAGtgcctgagattagcgcgttcaaataagcccattcaaataatttcccccgttttttccacattttcctctatttcttcgccacaattagtcttagcgtgataaaatatagcctatagccttcctcgataaatgggctatctaacactgaaataatttttcaaatcggaccagtacttcctgagattagcgcgctcatataagccctttcaaataatttcccccgtttttttcatactttcctctatttcttcgctcctattagtcttagcgtgataaaatataacctacagCCTTTCTAGACaagtgggctatctaacactgaaagaatttttcaaatcggaccagtagttcctgagattagcgcgtccaaataagccctttcaaataattttcccccgttttttttccacattttcctatattttctCGCTCCtattaagactaataggagcgaggaaATATAGGAAAATGCGATATATAGGCTATaagctttattttattacgctaagactagcgtaataaaatatagcctatagccttcctcaataaatggactatctaacactgaaagaatttttcaaatcggaccagtagttcctgagattagcgagttcaaacaaacaaactcttccgctttataatattagtatagattattattattatgtataacaataatgatgataaagtttaaaaatcatatgacactgaaagtgctcgccgcgccgctgccattccggtgtggcacGGCCCTTATAGGAAAAGtacagttttgtaattttaacttttacaaCCAATCttagttttcataataatattgctcCAAAAAACCAATACTTATTAAATCAAATCAGTAGTGAAAGATGccattgaaaaaaattattggtattatttattttaataattaataaacatttaCTAACTTATGTTCGGAAATCAAAAATTACGATTGGAACCTAAGATTGACCAATAGATGAGCTTTTACAGTTACAAATatgcatatatttttatagttatttaaaaaGAGACTTAAGTAGAATTGCTTACTTTGATCCGTAGCATCTCTTCAATTCTTATTTTAAGGTCTGCAACTTTCATTGTCGATAAATCTCCCAAGGCTTCCAGTGTATGTCGCATGTGATTTGAACCCAAGGAGGTTGATGAttcatacttaaaaataattaagttatgtattgtaatgatttattttatacctGGTGGGTACTAGGTATACAGCAAAGGTTATCAATGTTAAAGTCAACATTATTGTAAACGTGAAATCAGCTAACTTAGCAATTGCATGCTTAGTCTTCAGGCATGCAAGCGAAAGTTGGAGTCTGGTGCAGGCATGAATAGCAAATAGTAATTGAAGCATTGACTTAccttagataaataataatgtgttaCTAGTGgtaccataaataaaataatcgaaACTAATAATATAACGCGCGATAACTTTAGATGCCCGAGCCACAGGCAAAATCGCTCGTAAAGAAACATGTTGCAGTATAATTATTTCTGGTTGTATCATTTGTTTTGATCACAGGTACTCTGAATTTTGACTTTTTATGAATGCCTTATACATTTTGGGTTATATCTGTAGGCGATCACAACAGACTTGTAAATACAGCACTGcataaatattgttataaaaccaaatttaaataaatattaacattttactTTGAAAATCGCGTCGCTTTAGAACAAAAATGTACCTagatcaaagagaatataatcactacgtttttgAATCGaaatctgtcaagtgtcaagtgtcaTTTTTGACCAATATTGACATATCATTGACATtgacacttatttttttattatttcctaaTTTATGCCTATTTagttttcggcatctagaactgccctGGGGCAGGGCGGGCAGGGGCCAGGGCAGGCCGAATGTATctatgtatattaatataaatacattcggcctgccctggccgaataatctagattctaggcgACATCTCGTTTACGGCTCGGGGAAGGGGAAAGGGGCAAGGGTGGACGAAGAAACGTAAGCTTGAGTACAGAGACCGAGAGTCGAGAGACGTAAGCACGGGGATGACGAGCCGTAATCGGatggacgacgagccgtaagcgggtggacgacgagccgtaagcgggtggacgacgagccgtaagcgggtgGACGACGAGCCGTCCACGCGTCGCATCCCCGTTCGGAGCCTGTTCaaaggcgaggcgattacgttacggttccgcttataCTCGGTGCGGCGAACCTTGAtccctatgacactgacagttaataacattgtagTGGCGTCACCATTAAATTAGGATCATATTGGAGGCgtctaaaaataacatttataaattttacgtaAGTGTATGCTATAAAAATGATATTCCATTAGAATTTTTaacaattcttaacatttacaagaaattatctcaATCTGAATTTACGTTTACGTCTTGCAAAACTTACGTCGTGTGACATTTAACGATTATGTAAGTTTTGCAGGACGTACACGTAAATTCAGATtgagataatttcttgtaaatgttaagaattgttAAAAGTTCCAACGGAATATCATTGTAACGGCATAAAGCTACGTACAAtttataaatggcatttttagaCGCCTCCAATATGACCCTAAATTAATGCTGACGCCActacaatgttattaactgtcagtgtcatagggatcaaggttcgccgcgccgagtatagtgtgcgttgcagttggcagtttcatacaaacaatattgaacggctcgaggcggtACGGTGACAATctctttccgagttgatatctGTGTAACATGTAcctttaagcacgaagcactacgcaggtgcggcccgggcattaAGAGCAGACTTTGGAGCAGACTATTTTTAAGGGCCTAGATGCCGGAAACGATAATATTTATACAGTATATTTTGGACAAAATATCtccttttttctaaattttaaacaaaatattttacttatttttatctcAGAGTATGTTTTTCtctatattttatctctttgTGGCGGTActcacaattcgcctaacattcctgcatcgcgctatcgaagttttctgagcgcgtcggtatatatacgacagctgaattgcatcacgtgggcttcggccagaccgagcataacacctcgctcggtcgggagatcttcctttgtggtggccacgcttatcccacattggtgaccctcgacagaacacgcctccttcatcatcatcactccccgcccctccgcaccgcgccagccagcatcgccacATCGGGTACATcatccactagccgcaatgtaccgcggcctgggcgacgactccgcatcggcatcatcgggctttctcactacaccgaccggtcagcaagcagagcacatctctcctggtcaacacgtagcatcggccccgcacggcagtttatccgactcactggatcccgtgcagcagcttacagttccgactcattGGGattcactgcaacagttccgactcactgggacttaCTGGCACTGGGCGACTCAGgacggattcgaccaaactggagtaaaattttactcgagtataattgacattttatttcatactttgagtaacttggtaaaatgcaaacgataataccctagagtaaattaaaaaagtaaaattattctcatgatagttatactcgtgtaacttcaagtttggtcgaatcgggcctcaagcgacaagacttcaagattcgacctccggtcttcgggggggagtgatgtggccataaacctataaatattataagtctatggatGTGGCGGtgcccacaattcgcctaacattcctgcatcgcgctatcgaagttttctgagcgcgtcggtatatatacgacagctgaattgtattcacgtgggctccggcctgaccgagcataacacctcgctcggtcgaaagatcttcctttgtggtggcCACGCTTATCCCACATCTTGATAAAGCGACATCTATTGCCGAGTAGTGGATATATTATACTCCAACTATTATTATGAGAGTGGAAGTTCAGAACGAGGAGAGTTCTACCGGGTTTCGggaataataaaacaatagtacttatttaataattatgtttattaaaataaattactttattttcagAAGCATATTTTGTAACTAGGGCGCAGTAATACAaagatttttgttaaaaaacatgaaaataagGGAACGCGTGCAACCTAGATGCTGAAAACTGGTGTCACCCACAGATCGAAACTTGTAGAATTGATTTGTTTGATGTGCATTGCTATCGCACGTTCCCTTATGCTGAGGTCGTCTTTTGTTAACATTTTTTGTACTTAAATCAAAACATATTACTtaatatgataaaattaaaatgaaataaacaaaAGTTTATAGACCTAAGCCCTAGTTGTCTTGAAATTCAgataattcttcaagccccataagagcaccggtgatcgcgacaacaatagaatacaaaagcatttctctcatctgcgatcgaagtattaaagCCTAAACAATgcatgtaaatataatattattatttattattatgttgagtatgtaattattatattaatttagtttttattgtataGGACGGTAAGTAAGAATACGTCAATAATGTTGGCAGTGTGCTGAATTTATATTAGGTAATTTATACAAATGTGctgcttttaaaaatattatgttaattcatTGATAGGTCTTTATtttgtaatgataataatattatctaagcattgtttttaacttttaaaactattttcatACATTCATtctcattttcaatttttatgcgACATATTTATATCTAGGTATTTACCTAAGTAGAAGTCTATATGAACGAGATTTTCgataattgtaaattttatcataaattaaaattttcggataaaatattttgttaaagggCAGTCCCTGAGGTACGCCTGCATATTACATTTGATATAAATCTACTCCTTAAatctatttacaatatttaaaaggtaCATGGATACAAAACTTACGataaacgta encodes the following:
- the LOC121729316 gene encoding exostosin-3; protein product: MFLYERFCLWLGHLKLSRVILLVSIILFMVPLVTHYYLSKYESSTSLGSNHMRHTLEALGDLSTMKVADLKIRIEEMLRIKASVSTELRELEEKRGRLQREAAAASAKADSVKAEYSRATAELQRLRVSADQARLAQLEAIRRDSPELAPPIQILSSQPPNILPPIHRSAEIYCRMHSCFDHSRCSITSGFPIYFYDPDTYSPLAGVDIDGFLKTTLRQTLNYNAHLTTNPNEACVYIVLVGEAFPSDKTFSSTPGTFKLTLNETAIKNLPYWGGDGRNHVLLNLARRELDGGAGDALRNASIGRAMVAQSTFSLQQFRAGFDVVTPAALGPPGGDVWADCAPIVPARRKYILSFQGSQTPPSEVDGRSDMLIVDAIKRAAQAAPAADVFYLQFECDPPVEKRAEPAVGDWALCGTDRSRRAILRDSTFVLILAPADPDVASTALLQARLYEALRSGAIPVVLGGDRVQLPYAEVLDWRRATLTLPKARVTELHFLLRALPDADLLAFRRQGRVLWERYLSSVQASVDTLLATIRTRLNVPPRPAALTVGAPAFNDSYSPPRVEPPAVDAEPEETLGPLEAPYPSPAYRRNYSLAMLHGYEMWNDWGEPFALHPQLPWDVPVTSEARFVGSAAGFRPIGAGAGGSGREFSEALGGDRPREQFTIVILTYEREAVLAAALARLRGLPYLNKVIVVWNGVSAPSSVWAESGAPVAVVRSARNSLNNRFLPYHLIETEAVLCVDDDAHLRHDEIVFAFRVWREHRDRIVGFPGRYHAWDLNFNNGFLYNSNYSCELSMVLTGAAFVHRYYLWAYWHSLPAAIRDYVDHYMNCEDIAMNFLVAHITRKPPVKVTSRWTFRCPGCPVTLSADETHFHERHKCIQFFSQVMGYTPLLSTQFRADSVLFKTRIPHDKQKCFKFI